In one Methylobacterium sp. SyP6R genomic region, the following are encoded:
- a CDS encoding amidase, with the protein MLPLLDLCARIDAGRLTPEGAVGLVREAIAAREPEVGALVCVDPAPAIPAKGPLAGIAVGIKDIIDTADLPTTMGSPIYEGWRPRADAPVVARLKSLGAVPLAKTTTTPFAFLDPTATRNPHHPGHTPGGSSAGSAAAVAAGMLPLALGTQTGGSIIRPAAFCGVVGVKPSFRLLPTVGVKCYSWALDTLGLFAAGVADAAHALALIADRPAIARTGEAGAPRIGILRQEFCAAPEPEAEGALARAAQAAERAGAVIRDLTLPARFGEAFAAHGTLQDYEARQALAWEYAAHRDALPPRLRAALDAAQEIETAAYDDARRTAHHARRGLKDVFSEDGVDVLLTYAAPGAAPAGLDHTGDSRFNRLWTLMGVPCVTLPVDRTSAGLPVGVQVIARFGDDGRALAAAGLIERALRG; encoded by the coding sequence ATGCTCCCGCTCCTCGACCTCTGCGCCCGAATCGATGCCGGCCGGCTGACGCCCGAGGGGGCGGTCGGCCTCGTGCGCGAGGCGATCGCGGCCCGCGAGCCGGAGGTCGGCGCCCTGGTCTGCGTCGATCCCGCGCCGGCGATCCCGGCCAAGGGCCCGCTCGCGGGCATCGCCGTCGGGATCAAGGACATCATCGACACCGCCGACCTGCCGACCACCATGGGCTCCCCGATCTACGAGGGCTGGCGCCCGCGCGCCGACGCGCCGGTGGTGGCGCGGCTCAAGAGCCTCGGCGCGGTGCCGCTCGCCAAGACCACCACCACGCCCTTCGCCTTCCTCGACCCCACCGCGACCCGCAATCCCCATCACCCCGGGCACACCCCCGGCGGCTCCTCGGCCGGCTCGGCCGCCGCGGTGGCGGCCGGGATGCTGCCGCTGGCGCTCGGCACCCAGACCGGGGGCTCGATCATCCGCCCGGCGGCGTTCTGCGGCGTCGTCGGGGTCAAGCCGTCGTTCCGGCTGCTGCCGACGGTCGGGGTGAAGTGCTATTCCTGGGCCCTCGACACGCTCGGCCTGTTCGCGGCGGGCGTGGCGGATGCCGCCCACGCCCTGGCGCTCATCGCCGACCGGCCGGCCATCGCGCGGACCGGCGAGGCCGGCGCGCCCCGGATCGGGATCCTGCGCCAGGAGTTCTGCGCCGCCCCCGAACCGGAGGCGGAAGGAGCGCTTGCCCGGGCGGCGCAGGCCGCCGAGCGGGCGGGAGCCGTGATCCGCGACCTGACCCTGCCGGCCCGGTTCGGCGAGGCCTTTGCGGCCCACGGCACGCTCCAGGATTACGAGGCGCGCCAGGCGCTGGCCTGGGAATACGCGGCGCACCGCGACGCCCTGCCGCCGCGCCTGCGCGCCGCCCTCGACGCGGCGCAAGAGATCGAGACCGCAGCTTACGACGATGCGCGCCGCACCGCCCACCATGCCCGCCGCGGCCTCAAGGACGTCTTCTCCGAGGACGGGGTCGACGTGCTCCTGACCTACGCGGCGCCCGGCGCGGCGCCCGCCGGCCTCGACCACACGGGCGATTCGCGCTTCAACCGCCTCTGGACCCTGATGGGCGTGCCCTGCGTCACCCTGCCGGTCGACCGGACGTCCGCCGGCCTGCCGGTCGGCGTGCAGGTGATCGCCCGGTTCGGCGACGACGGGCGGGCGCTGGCGGCGGCGGGGCTGATCGAGCGGGCGTTGCGGGGATAG
- the ptsN gene encoding PTS IIA-like nitrogen regulatory protein PtsN, whose amino-acid sequence MPLLEFLKPEAVLPALRAQGKKQVLQELAAQAARHLPGLDEREIFETLLQRERLGSTGIGEGVAIPHGKLPGLGTLFGLMARLERPVDFEALDGQPVDIAFLLLAPEGAGADHLKALARVARVLREPGIIDRIRAARDADALYALLTQSPAQAA is encoded by the coding sequence ATGCCATTGCTGGAATTCCTGAAGCCGGAGGCGGTCCTCCCGGCGCTGCGCGCGCAGGGGAAAAAGCAGGTTCTGCAGGAGCTGGCCGCCCAGGCGGCCCGCCACCTGCCGGGCCTGGACGAGCGCGAGATCTTCGAGACGCTGCTGCAGCGCGAACGCCTCGGCTCGACCGGCATCGGCGAGGGCGTGGCGATCCCGCACGGCAAGCTGCCGGGGCTCGGCACGCTGTTCGGCCTGATGGCCCGCCTGGAGCGTCCGGTCGATTTCGAGGCCCTGGACGGCCAGCCGGTCGACATCGCCTTCCTGCTGCTGGCCCCCGAGGGCGCCGGCGCCGACCACCTGAAGGCGCTGGCCCGGGTCGCCCGGGTGCTGCGCGAGCCCGGCATCATCGACCGCATCCGCGCCGCCCGCGACGCCGACGCGCT
- the hpf gene encoding ribosome hibernation-promoting factor, HPF/YfiA family, which yields MAALRVSGRGVDLGEALRTRVEERISAALAKYFDGAYNGHVTVGRDGSAYRTDCVLHLPSGITLEASGSAHDAHASFDQTAERIEKRLRRYKHRLKAHPNGHAKDIAVDGGLPGAAMPDTAVMEAAYSVMEAPEEDTGEHPPIIAESTRTLHRRTVSEAVVELDLTGVPVLVFVHAGTERVNVVYRRGDGAIGWIDPPERGTP from the coding sequence ATGGCAGCGTTGCGCGTGTCGGGTCGTGGCGTGGATCTCGGGGAAGCCCTGAGAACCCGGGTGGAGGAGCGGATCTCCGCGGCCCTCGCCAAGTACTTCGACGGTGCCTACAACGGTCATGTGACGGTCGGGCGCGACGGCAGCGCCTATCGCACCGACTGCGTGCTGCACCTGCCCTCGGGCATCACCCTCGAGGCCTCGGGCTCGGCCCACGACGCGCATGCGAGCTTCGACCAGACCGCCGAGCGGATCGAGAAGCGCCTGCGCCGCTACAAGCACCGCCTCAAGGCCCACCCGAACGGCCACGCCAAGGACATCGCCGTCGACGGCGGCCTGCCGGGTGCCGCCATGCCCGATACGGCCGTGATGGAGGCGGCCTATTCGGTGATGGAGGCGCCCGAGGAGGATACCGGCGAGCACCCGCCGATCATCGCCGAGAGCACCCGCACCCTGCACCGGCGCACGGTGAGCGAGGCGGTGGTGGAGCTCGATCTCACCGGTGTCCCCGTCCTCGTCTTCGTTCACGCTGGCACCGAGCGGGTCAACGTCGTATATCGTCGGGGCGACGGCGCGATCGGCTGGATCGATCCGCCGGAACGCGGCACTCCGTGA
- the rpoN gene encoding RNA polymerase factor sigma-54 encodes MGLLQRLEMRQGQALVMTPQLLQAIKLLQLSHLDLATYVDAELERNPLLERAEVEVPEPGEPRGEAADQGGDGDGFDGGGFDGDGAAEPWLSHDLNPSRSEIEGDLGTRLDNVFPDEGPVARELPTGSEGLSLTPAPWSGTGGSFDGETPDFEATLTAESSLHEHLSAQLDLATRDPVERLVGGFLVDAIDEAGYLREDLAALAERLGVAPAIVERVLGIVQGFDPSGVGARDLAECLAIQLREQDRFDPAMQALVSRLDLVAKRDFSGLRRLCGVDEEDLADMLSELRRLDPKPGRAFGAGPVEVLVPDVFVRPAPDGSWLVELNSEALPRVLVNQSYYATVSRGAATETDKAFLSECLQTANWLTRSLEQRARTILKVASEIVRQQDGFFVNGVAHLRPLNLKTVADAIGMHESTVSRVTSNKSIGTSRGTFEMKYFFTAAIPGAAGAAAHSSEAVRHRIKQLIDAEADDVLSDDALVQRLKGEGVDIARRTVAKYRESLRIPSSIERRRERAAMPAR; translated from the coding sequence ATGGGTTTGCTGCAACGGCTCGAGATGCGCCAGGGCCAGGCCCTGGTGATGACGCCGCAACTCCTGCAGGCGATCAAGCTTCTGCAGCTCTCCCATCTCGACCTCGCGACCTATGTCGATGCCGAGCTGGAGCGCAATCCGCTCCTGGAGCGGGCCGAGGTCGAGGTGCCCGAGCCGGGCGAGCCCCGCGGCGAGGCGGCCGATCAGGGCGGCGACGGCGACGGTTTCGACGGCGGCGGCTTCGACGGAGATGGGGCCGCGGAGCCCTGGCTGTCCCACGATCTCAACCCGAGCCGCAGCGAGATCGAGGGCGATCTCGGCACCCGGCTCGACAACGTGTTTCCCGACGAGGGCCCGGTGGCCCGCGAGCTGCCGACGGGATCGGAGGGGCTGTCGCTCACCCCGGCACCCTGGAGCGGTACCGGCGGCAGCTTCGACGGCGAGACGCCGGATTTCGAGGCGACGCTGACGGCCGAATCGTCGCTGCACGAGCACCTGTCGGCGCAGCTGGATCTCGCCACCCGCGATCCCGTCGAGCGCCTGGTCGGCGGCTTCCTGGTCGATGCCATCGACGAGGCCGGCTATCTGCGCGAGGATCTGGCGGCTTTGGCCGAGCGCCTCGGCGTCGCTCCGGCGATCGTCGAGCGGGTGCTGGGGATCGTCCAGGGCTTCGACCCCTCGGGCGTCGGCGCCCGCGACCTCGCCGAGTGCCTGGCGATCCAGCTGCGCGAGCAGGACCGGTTCGATCCGGCGATGCAGGCGCTGGTCTCGCGCCTCGATCTCGTCGCCAAGCGCGATTTTTCCGGATTGCGCCGCCTGTGCGGGGTCGACGAGGAGGATCTGGCGGACATGCTGTCCGAGCTGCGCCGCCTCGACCCGAAGCCCGGCCGCGCCTTCGGCGCCGGCCCGGTCGAGGTGCTGGTGCCCGACGTATTCGTCCGCCCGGCCCCGGACGGCTCCTGGCTCGTCGAGCTCAACAGCGAGGCCCTGCCCCGGGTGCTCGTCAACCAGAGCTACTACGCCACCGTCTCGCGCGGGGCGGCGACCGAGACCGACAAGGCCTTCCTGTCGGAATGCCTCCAGACCGCCAACTGGCTCACCCGCAGCCTGGAGCAGCGCGCCCGCACCATCCTGAAGGTGGCGAGCGAGATCGTACGCCAGCAAGACGGCTTCTTCGTCAACGGCGTCGCGCATCTGCGGCCGCTCAACCTGAAGACCGTCGCCGACGCGATCGGCATGCACGAATCCACCGTCTCGCGGGTGACCTCGAACAAGTCGATCGGCACCAGCCGCGGCACCTTCGAGATGAAGTACTTCTTCACCGCGGCGATCCCCGGGGCGGCCGGCGCGGCGGCCCATTCCTCGGAGGCCGTGCGCCACCGCATCAAGCAGCTCATCGACGCGGAGGCCGACGACGTGCTGTCGGACGACGCCCTGGTGCAGCGCCTGAAGGGCGAGGGCGTCGACATCGCCCGCCGCACGGTGGCGAAGTACCGGGAATCCTTGCGTATCCCGTCCTCGATCGAGCGCCGGCGCGAGCGCGCCGCGATGCCGGCGCGGTGA
- the lptB gene encoding LPS export ABC transporter ATP-binding protein — translation MTLPSALPLQAQAIPAPRPVSRLGRLFGRGRRAEAAAERDGAAEAFGGPGILAVAGLKKSYGARTVVHDAGLTVRNGEAVGLLGPNGAGKTTIFYMITGLVSADRGTISLDGHEITRLPMYQRARLGIGYLPQEASIFRGLNVEDNIRAVLEVVEPDRKARERKLDSLLEEFNITRLRKSPSIALSGGERRRCEIARALASSPSFMLLDEPFAGIDPIAVGDIQELVMHLKGRGIGVLITDHNVRETLGLIDRAYIVHSGRILTEGTPDEIVANEDVRRLYLGEDFRL, via the coding sequence GTGACCCTTCCCTCCGCCCTGCCCCTGCAAGCCCAGGCCATACCTGCTCCGCGGCCCGTCTCGCGCCTCGGGCGCCTGTTCGGCCGCGGGCGCAGGGCCGAGGCCGCGGCGGAGCGGGACGGCGCCGCCGAGGCCTTCGGCGGGCCCGGCATCCTGGCGGTGGCCGGCCTCAAGAAGAGCTACGGCGCCCGCACCGTCGTGCACGATGCCGGCCTGACCGTGCGCAACGGCGAGGCGGTCGGCCTGCTCGGCCCCAACGGCGCCGGCAAGACCACGATCTTCTACATGATCACCGGCCTCGTCTCCGCCGATCGCGGGACGATCAGCCTCGACGGGCACGAGATCACCCGGCTGCCGATGTACCAGCGCGCCCGGCTCGGCATCGGCTACCTGCCGCAGGAAGCCTCGATCTTCCGCGGCCTCAACGTCGAGGACAACATCCGGGCGGTGCTCGAGGTGGTCGAGCCCGACCGCAAGGCGCGCGAGCGCAAGCTCGATTCGCTGCTGGAGGAGTTCAACATCACCCGCCTGCGCAAGTCGCCCTCGATCGCGCTCTCGGGCGGCGAGCGGCGGCGCTGCGAGATCGCCCGGGCGCTGGCCTCCTCGCCCTCCTTCATGCTGCTCGACGAACCCTTCGCGGGCATCGACCCGATCGCGGTCGGCGACATCCAGGAACTGGTGATGCATCTCAAGGGCCGCGGCATCGGCGTGCTCATCACCGACCACAACGTGCGCGAGACGCTCGGCCTGATCGACCGGGCCTACATCGTCCATTCCGGCCGCATCCTCACCGAGGGCACGCCGGACGAGATCGTCGCCAACGAGGACGTGCGCCGGCTGTATCTCGGCGAAGATTTCCGGCTGTAG